The following DNA comes from Cytophagales bacterium.
TGTTCTGATTTATTTCCTTTCAACCAAACATCAAAAGATCCTGGAATTACACCGGATAGTGGAAAGTCAATGTTCAGCTGAAGGTTAGAAACTGTAGTAGTAGATCGATTGTAAGAAGCACGGAAGGTATGATTAGGTGCCGCCTTATATACCAATGCTGCTCTCGGAGAGAAGGCCCCGTCATCGATGAAGTTGAAACGATCGTAACGTGCCGCAGCTACCAGATCAAATTTGTCACTGAGGACAAACTTACCCTGTACGTAACCTCCTACCACACTAAAGTCATCATCTTCTTCCTGACGACCGTATACAAATCCTTGTGTATCCTGACCGGCAAACCGGTAATCAAATCCAGCCGTCCAGTTGGCATTCAGCAAATCAGGTGTATCAAAATTATACTGTGCTTGTGCCTCAAACTGCGTTCTTGCAATTGAAGTATTCAAACCAGTCTGATAAAGGAAGGTTGGTGCTTCGTCAGAACCTCCATCATTGGACACGCCGAAAAATTGCACGAACAATCCGCCGATCTGAGCACGCGCCTGGCCCCAATATTCGGTTGCTTGTGCTAATCCTTCACCTTGCTCGTTGTAGAACACAGAACTGGCCTGATTGAATCCTCCAGAGACATTGATCGTCATGTCATCTTTTGGACGGAATTCTAAAGTTGTTGCCAATTGCGCATTGAACCAATCATCTGCCATCGGGTTTCCATCTCCATCAACATCCAGATTACCTCTCAACAAGGTACCTGGTGCTGTCTGGTCCACCACTCCCAAGCTATTAATTGTTGGTGAGGTCACCGTATTTTGGAATCGTGCGATCTGAACCGCATCATCTGCATTATCAGGATCTAAGGTAAATTCATCTCCTTGTCGGTACTGACCAGTAATCTTAAAGCCGAATTTGTCGCTGATCTTGGTCCCGTGACGGAAAGCACCACCCCAGGTGTTCAATTCGCCGCCAACCAGTTCTACAGCTGTACCAGGTTTATCGATCGGGCTCTTGGTAATGAAGTGTACGACACCTTGTGTCACACCTGGTCCATAAAGTGCGGAACCTGCACCACGAACGATCTCTATCTTGTCTATATCCAGGCCGTTAATCCCTGATTGGTCCGTTTGAAAGGTACCAATACCCGGACCGATCAAGCTTCGATAATCCATGATTGGGAAGACGGATGTTCCGAAAAGCCCTGAACCGCCCCGCATAGAAATATTGATTCGGTTAGCCGATTGTTGTTGCACCTGAACTCCGGCTACATTGATCAGGTTTCTGGTAACATCTGTCGGGTTGGGGGTAGCTTCCAAACTTTCAGCTGATAGTACGGAAACCGAAGCAGGCGCTTCTTGCACTTTTTCACGTCGACGTGACGCAGAAATCACCACTTCCTGTCCCAGCAAAAGACCAGCATCCAGCGGCACGGCAAGGTTAGTAATATTCGAAGAGTTGATCGAAAGCGTTTTAGTAGCAAAACCTGTAAATCTGATCTCTATATCATAAGGAGGGGGTGTATCGGATGATAATTCGAAAGAACCATCTATGCCTGTGATGACACCCTGGGTAGTTCCCTTGACTACCACAGTGGCACCAACAAGGGGTTCACCGGTACTTCCATCAGTGACTTTACCCGAAACGACACTTTGCGCCATAGAAGTGAGACCGAAAAGAAATAATAATAGAAAAGAAAAAATGTTCCTGGTGGGAAGACTTCCCGACCTGGCATTGGGCCATACAGACCCTGTTTTTGTAAAGGGTTTTACAATCATTATAATCAGGTTTGGTGTTAATATCGAGATCTTCTAATCCTCAATTCCGGGCATAAAATCACGTAACTTCGAATTGAAAATCATAGAAAGATAACCTTTAATATATTCTTATCACAGAAAGATGATATGCAATATTTTATTTTGTTTATTATCGAACACCAAGAAGTATCCATTTGAAATTAAAATTCAAGTGATTTGGTAGCTATTTCTTTATATGAGAATGAAAACGTTTTCGCTCATGGAATTCTAGTTGGCAATTTCCTGAAAACAAAAAGTCGATAGCGAAATACGCTACCGACCCTTAACTATATAAAAAATTACCGGTTGGTAATTACCTTGAAATCTTCTCCAAATAGTAAAGCTCCTCCGCAGAATCAACCACAATTTCAATCCTATTATACAGCAGGTCCTTTGCTAAACTGAGCATGAATATATAGAAAATTCCGGGATAAAATTTAAAAATTAAGAATAATCAGGTAGAATTATTGAAATATTTCAAAGATTCAATGGGTATTCAAGCCAAAACCGAAGAATTTGCAAGTCGGTATCGGTATTTATTTTGGACGTATGATGACACCAGCATCAAATCCGAATCCATTCAATTTCAATTCGGGAGCGATCCCAGCCTGTGTACTAGAACCATCCGGGGCAACTACCGCATCCGAATCAAACATAACTTCCACTTCACCCGCTTCAATCGTTGCTTCATTGCCAAGTGAAACTGAATAGAAGAAATTTCCGTAAAGCGCAAAACGTTCGGTTAATTGGATCACGGGCTTCACTCCCAATTGAACGGGAATGTTATTGAAAGTTACGTCAATGGCATCACCGGCATCAAAGGTTCCTTCTGGCAAAATAACCGGTGGTGTTTTTCCTGGCAGAATATCAGCAGTCGTACTTCCACCGAAACCTGTGGCATAACCTGCTTTCAATACGCCACGGAGTTGAAACAGGTTAGCATTGATCAATGCGTATTCAGCACCAACCATGAAATCCAACACAAAGAAGTCCGTTACTCCAAGCCCCAGCTCCAGCAGTCCGGTCCACTTCTCATTGAAATTGTAAAGCAACGCTCCGGTCACACCATACGATGAGGTGGCTCTTTCCTCTGAAAGCGGTACAGCAACACGTCCCTCGATACTACCAAGGCCGAAATCCTGCCAGTCAGAAATGTGAAAGTCGTTAAAATCTTCGGATTCCAGGGGCATCCTGATGATACCTATGCTGTAGGTGATGTTCTCTCGATTGAAAGATTGAGCGAACGTAATTGTTCCAAATAAAATAAAGGCAATCAATAGCAGTGTATGTTTCATAATGATCAAAAATTGGTAAGATTTAACTACAAGGTCGGTTGCTCAATTTTTGAACTAAAATTTACTTTATGAAGGACTCGATATAATTCACGAAGGGAAGGCAATAACCAACGAAGGGAAATAAAAAAGCGGCACAAGGCCGCTTTTCCAAAAGGGTAATCACTAATTAGACTCGCCAGTCTATTCTGTTTTTAAGTAAAATACACCTCTTAAACGAGCTTCTTCCCAGGGTTTCTGCCTACCATTAGATTTATCTTCAACCTCATTTCGCGTATTCATAAATACATCTTCAATTCGCTGAGGGATACTCATCTGCTTGATCAGCTCTCCGGTATACAATCCATTTTCACCAGTACCATCGGAGGCGGTACTCCCAGGGGAAGTAGCATAAGCAATCAACATGCCTGTAGCTGGAGTAACTCTGGCCAGTCCAGTGCCTCCACCGACTGAACGATCACCATTAGGAAAGGGGTTATTTCGGCAGGCATCAAGAATGATGATATTAAGCTTATCATCATTGGTCATTTCCAGATACTTGGTAAGTTGACTGACCGAAAGTGTATTCAATTTTATTTCTTCCCTGGTCTCTCCTTTCACATCAACGGGCAAGAGAAAGTTTTCTCCATCCAATTCTAAACCATGACCTGCAAAGAAAAATAATGACACATCATAGCTTTCTTTGTTCCCTGCAAATTTCCCAACCTGTTTTCTAATCGTTTCAAAATCAGCATCCAGGACAGTTGTCACCTCAAAACCGATGTTCTTCAGCAGGATGGACATGTCCTCTGCGTCATTTTTAGGATTCTTAAGTTTACTGATATGTTGATAGTCACTAATGCCAATCACCAAAGCGTTTTTCTTGAGCTCTTGGGGATCAATTACTTTGGGCGTTTGATCATTCTTTTTGAGTCGCTTTATTTTTAAAGACTGTGTGGCGTACTCCCCTTTCTTATCAAATAACTTAATTTGAATATCCTTTTCAGAATCTTTCACCGATATAGCTCGCGAAAAAATGCCCTCTTTATCCCAGGAAGTCTCCAAACCATCGACTAACAATGTTTTGGCAGATTTAGGATCATCAATCAACCCGTAAACTGTAATGCTTTCTTCATACACGACTACATCTCCGGTAGCTGCTCTTACAGACGGACTCACCACTTTGAATTCCACTGATTCAGATTTTTCAATTACCGGAGGTGTCATCGGTGGAATCGCTCCCCCTTGCTGATTACCTATAGCTAGGTTATTGATACTGATTCCAGAATTGCTATTTGCTGGACTTGTAGTATTGTCAAAAAGCGGCCTGCTGTTTGTATTGGAAGCCTTATACACCTCCGCCACCGCCTTGTATTTTGAATCAATTGCATTCCCTGCTAATTCAAGGCTTTTATTTTCATAAGCCCAAATCCGCTCATATTCATCTCCGGTTTCTTTAATAATTTCCGTTTTTATTTTGGCAGCCGACGCATAGCAGTTAGCTTTCGGGTGAATCTGTACTAGTGCATGGGCAGCAGCTTCAAATCTTCGTAATGCCATTGCGGATTCCGCTACATTCAGGAATTTTTCACAATCCCGATTCAAAGAAGCCACATAAACTTCCTCCATCTGTTGAACTGCCTTCGGATAGCAACCTTCTGCGATGACAGGTATTGAACCCAGCTTGTACATCGCTCCATCATAATCCTCAACAATTTTCAAAGCATCGATCTCAGCGATAATTCGGTCACAATTCTCGTCGTAATAGTCTGCTATTTTCTTTCTAGCATCATCAAAAAATTCCTTCAGTGCCGAACCTGAAGTTGGAATTTTCCGGACTAAACCCAGAATTGATTGTTTTTCATTTCGACCCGACCCTCTAATTCGTTGTGTGTAAGAAGAAAACACAGGTCCATTCACCTGACTTATGAACAAACTAAATTCCCCATCAGTGACATAGATATTTTGCATTCCTTCCACAATTGTGGTCTCATATATATCAACGGCAGGTTTAATGACAAACGGCGTGCTGTTATTCGATCCAAGTCCATTTCTTGTGAGCAATTGTTGCACTTTACTTTCGATGGTCTGTAAGTGCAAATCATTCAACGTCAAATCATCATTTGATGGTGGTTGATATTGAAAGGACACATCAATCTCAGATATATCCTGGCCATGAGCAATTTGAACAAGAAAGAATAAGTACAATAAAAGGCACCTTTTCATAGGATTTCAATTAATTGATATTTGCATACTTGTTCCTACGATCGAAGTGGTCGCATCCATACCCATATCATCGAAAAAATTGAATACTTCAAATTCAAACTCATCGATCTGATAATTCTCACCGTATTCATTTTTCAGAGGGATCCGAAAATCGTCCACAGTAATGTTAGCCGCCGAAGAACCTTGTAAATGGTAATAGCCTTTATAGGATTTCTCTTTGAGCCACTTTCTGATCGCAAACTTCAGAGGTATGTCCTTATCCCCAATTCGAGTATTCATATCGTAGGTTGATGTTTCAGAAAGGGTAAATGACAAAGTAATGGTCCGACCATTTTCCACGATATTGGCAAATTTCTCATTCATCACATTCAAAAAATCTTCTATACAAGATTCCGTAGCCTGTTCTGCCAAAATCCCAAGCTTATCAGTTCGAAATATTCTGGACCTTCCTGTCGCATTAGAGAGTGATTGTGCGGAATAGGCATCATATCCCTCTAGGATAATTTCGACCATATTCCCATTATCACTTGCCGTTAAGATATAGTCTACTTCTACATAAATATCCGCACCTGAATTCTCAATGATCTGACGTTTGATTGAGGTCTGGTCCATACCCGACAATGCACTGTTTTGTGTTGCAGCTTTGAGTTTCGCCCGAAAATCCAGTGTCGTAAATCCCCTGGAATCAAAACCCTGTTTGACCTCAGACATGGATATCCTCTTGTTTGGATCTTCTTCGATAATGGTCCGAATATCTTCTCCTTCTTTAGTGAAAGGAATGACCATGATTGTTGGTTGAACCGTATTTTCACCCTGCGCTTCCTGTGCAAGATTGAGTCTGCTCACTATAAGTAAAACAATGAATAGCAACTTTCTCATAACATTAAAATCCAAATTTTCTGACTATACCATTGCCCTCTAATTCCGTTCTTAGCAAATCAAGATTCAAAGTAGAGGAAAATGAATATTCGTAGTATTTCTTTAGTCTTTTGTCGGAACCCAAAAGTCTTACGTTGTTGAAATAGATCAAAAACCTTTCCTGATCGAAAAATTCATCAAGGTATAGTAAGGAACTTTCTGAAAGCTTATTGAAAGAAGGGATCAAAGGATCTTTCAATGGAGAACCTTTTTCCGGAAACCCTTTAAAAAGAACAGTCTCCATTGCGGCCCTTAATGCCAGATAGCGAGCTTCTTCTTGATTTTTTTTCTTTGCAATACCGACACTTTCTAAATATAATTCGTTTCGGTCGCTGCCGGACAACAGAAATACCTGATCTGTCTCCGTGAGGTTTCTTTGGGCATACATGAACTGCATTGCACCAATCATGGCAATTACGAATATTAACGATCTCATATCAAATAGATCATTTAACCCTTAGTCTTACAGACCAATGTAGCATCATTACCGATTTCCTTTTTCAGTAAATCACCCCCTTTTTTGATTTGAACAAGAGAGGCTTGCTCCCCTAGTAACTCAATTACTTTCCCCTCGGCAATCTGCTTTTCTATTTTGATCGGATCTCCAGTACCTATATCCTGAAATGACTTCTTGATGATCACTACCCCCATTCCATTGGACAGACCCAATTTGGAGCCAGCACTGATATATATCTCACGCACTTTGCCCTTTTGTTCCTCCTTGACCGCCCCGATGCCCATTTCGATCGGCAAATATTCGCCAATAAATTTATCTACCTGCTTACCTAAAGGTTTTGTGATCTTTCTGAGTGCAGCCCCACGTGTATCCGCCGCAAATAACTGTCTATCAATCAAGCTAGGTTGGATATTTAGAGTAGAACTCCCATTTACTTCTCCGGTCTCTACATTGACAACTCTAAGTGTGACAGTGACAAAGGCGATATACTCTGCATCAACTTCCTTCACTGTAGAAGATGAGTTCTTCTCTCTGGAATTTGTTGTCTTTTCCTTTACGTTAGTTTCCTCAATCGTCAGTTTACTGACTTTTCCCAGCAGCATGTAGCTAGCACCTACCATTTTACCTTGCTCTGCAAGACTCGAAATATTATTTAGAAAATCCTCCTCTTTTTGATATTCCAACTCTTCCTTTAGCTTAGTAACCATCTCACGTTCCAGTATATTAAATCGTTTACTGTTAATAAAACTATTGGTAACTAAGTCCTGGACGACTGCCACATCTTCAACTTTGATGCCTACACCCTCGGTAAAATCAAAATCAACAATTCCAATGGATTGTTTCTCCTGTGCCAACAAGTAGTTTGATACACAGATAGAAGAAACAAGTAAGAGCGTAAAAAACTTTTTCATCATGGTTTTCATTTTTGTTCAGTTTAGATTGGTATGTTTAATTATGCCGATGTGCAGGCTTTTATTAAATCATGTTTACATACTCATCAGCGCTTTTTTCATTTATTTTGAAGAGTTGATCCAATAGGATTCATTCATCGATTTCTTTGGAGACCTGCCTGATCAATTCATTCTCCAGCGACATCCAATCAGCGTATTCCAGAAAGCTTGCGAGCTTTTCGCGAGTAGTCTGATTCATATGATTTGGAGGTGTATGACCGGGGTATTTGAATAGTCGTTTGACGGTTGATTCGCTAACCAATAAGATACTGGCCAATGCCACAAAATGCTTATTTGCCCAACCATCAAGGGGTTGAAGAAGAAAATCATAGCTTGAAAGCTGCTTCTCCCTGATGTACTTTTGCAGCCTCTGATAAATCATTTCCGACAAAATCCTGGAATACCTCGTAGACACTTCTAATTTTTAACCGAATATGACTTGATCATTTTTTGAGTGAAAAAAAGATTAACCAACGGCGCTATTCGGTTTACGAAGAGCTCAATTTGGTTGAGGAAAGAAATGAGAAAGAAAGGGCTGGTTGCTACCTGGAACTGCCGTCTACGACGAAAACTTCGCTGATGAAATTGCTAAAGACAACTATGAGTCGATCCTTGTATGCTGTCGGAAAAGGCTTGAAAGCTCCTCGCTCGCCAATCCCACGGGCGTAGAAACCGCTCACATCGTAGTTGATTTGTGTTTGAATATTAGACACCTCTGCAAAATGCACTGAGATCTGTATCTGCTCGTGGTAGCTGGGAGTGATGATCTCTTTCCCTTCCACAATAAACAGATGTTGAAAAGAATCAGTCGTATCTATAGAAATGAGCTCAGGCCCAACATTGAGATTAGCTTCTACATAGTTCATCACCGCCTGCCGTAAAACACCCCTCGCCTTGCCGATTGGTTTTTGTAGCGGAATCATTCCCGACATATCGAACATGGACAGGTCGTCCAGATCTACCTCCAGCGCACTTCTTTCCGACGTGTAGTTTTTCGTGATTTTGATCTCCGGGGGATCATACCCAACAAAGAGTAAA
Coding sequences within:
- a CDS encoding TonB-dependent receptor, translating into MIVKPFTKTGSVWPNARSGSLPTRNIFSFLLLFLFGLTSMAQSVVSGKVTDGSTGEPLVGATVVVKGTTQGVITGIDGSFELSSDTPPPYDIEIRFTGFATKTLSINSSNITNLAVPLDAGLLLGQEVVISASRRREKVQEAPASVSVLSAESLEATPNPTDVTRNLINVAGVQVQQQSANRINISMRGGSGLFGTSVFPIMDYRSLIGPGIGTFQTDQSGINGLDIDKIEIVRGAGSALYGPGVTQGVVHFITKSPIDKPGTAVELVGGELNTWGGAFRHGTKISDKFGFKITGQYRQGDEFTLDPDNADDAVQIARFQNTVTSPTINSLGVVDQTAPGTLLRGNLDVDGDGNPMADDWFNAQLATTLEFRPKDDMTINVSGGFNQASSVFYNEQGEGLAQATEYWGQARAQIGGLFVQFFGVSNDGGSDEAPTFLYQTGLNTSIARTQFEAQAQYNFDTPDLLNANWTAGFDYRFAGQDTQGFVYGRQEEDDDFSVVGGYVQGKFVLSDKFDLVAAARYDRFNFIDDGAFSPRAALVYKAAPNHTFRASYNRSTTTVSNLQLNIDFPLSGVIPGSFDVWLKGNKSEQTFSDNATIDWFTGLIPSIPYGTEGAGLPLAVILGQEAAPGVSLNDAVIAGILAALAADPATAPLVDAVAAALGAVNPASIGFGGTLSPGFNIFDGSPLGLQTAPISQIATQDTWEIGYKGVFNNKIGVSVDLYRVTEDGNSQFTAISPAFALLGIDGLGTDLGNNAEGLFTPALIAALQAAGLDEATATATAASLGPVINGAYTDAGNAALNTPSAAFGGLTLAQLMAALPFHATVETEQVPQGDGITHLAAGYRTFDSRTYYGWDLGIEYYVNADLSFFGNYSGVDRTDFMQTVRGDASGQELPSSLNIPKNKFRLGANYTPEFGIRANVAFQHDDSFNPIAGQFSGDTGDRNLVDAGVGYKFDFGIQVDVTATNLFNNEYRYYQNMPFIGRRMLAKIKYEF
- a CDS encoding caspase family protein; this encodes MKRCLLLYLFFLVQIAHGQDISEIDVSFQYQPPSNDDLTLNDLHLQTIESKVQQLLTRNGLGSNNSTPFVIKPAVDIYETTIVEGMQNIYVTDGEFSLFISQVNGPVFSSYTQRIRGSGRNEKQSILGLVRKIPTSGSALKEFFDDARKKIADYYDENCDRIIAEIDALKIVEDYDGAMYKLGSIPVIAEGCYPKAVQQMEEVYVASLNRDCEKFLNVAESAMALRRFEAAAHALVQIHPKANCYASAAKIKTEIIKETGDEYERIWAYENKSLELAGNAIDSKYKAVAEVYKASNTNSRPLFDNTTSPANSNSGISINNLAIGNQQGGAIPPMTPPVIEKSESVEFKVVSPSVRAATGDVVVYEESITVYGLIDDPKSAKTLLVDGLETSWDKEGIFSRAISVKDSEKDIQIKLFDKKGEYATQSLKIKRLKKNDQTPKVIDPQELKKNALVIGISDYQHISKLKNPKNDAEDMSILLKNIGFEVTTVLDADFETIRKQVGKFAGNKESYDVSLFFFAGHGLELDGENFLLPVDVKGETREEIKLNTLSVSQLTKYLEMTNDDKLNIIILDACRNNPFPNGDRSVGGGTGLARVTPATGMLIAYATSPGSTASDGTGENGLYTGELIKQMSIPQRIEDVFMNTRNEVEDKSNGRQKPWEEARLRGVFYLKTE
- a CDS encoding DUF6175 family protein produces the protein MRKLLFIVLLIVSRLNLAQEAQGENTVQPTIMVIPFTKEGEDIRTIIEEDPNKRISMSEVKQGFDSRGFTTLDFRAKLKAATQNSALSGMDQTSIKRQIIENSGADIYVEVDYILTASDNGNMVEIILEGYDAYSAQSLSNATGRSRIFRTDKLGILAEQATESCIEDFLNVMNEKFANIVENGRTITLSFTLSETSTYDMNTRIGDKDIPLKFAIRKWLKEKSYKGYYHLQGSSAANITVDDFRIPLKNEYGENYQIDEFEFEVFNFFDDMGMDATTSIVGTSMQISIN
- a CDS encoding CsgG/HfaB family protein, which produces MMKKFFTLLLVSSICVSNYLLAQEKQSIGIVDFDFTEGVGIKVEDVAVVQDLVTNSFINSKRFNILEREMVTKLKEELEYQKEEDFLNNISSLAEQGKMVGASYMLLGKVSKLTIEETNVKEKTTNSREKNSSSTVKEVDAEYIAFVTVTLRVVNVETGEVNGSSTLNIQPSLIDRQLFAADTRGAALRKITKPLGKQVDKFIGEYLPIEMGIGAVKEEQKGKVREIYISAGSKLGLSNGMGVVIIKKSFQDIGTGDPIKIEKQIAEGKVIELLGEQASLVQIKKGGDLLKKEIGNDATLVCKTKG